The following proteins are encoded in a genomic region of Takifugu flavidus isolate HTHZ2018 chromosome 3, ASM371156v2, whole genome shotgun sequence:
- the LOC130523017 gene encoding protein cordon-bleu-like — protein sequence MEEQVNPLERDHTVAVVLPGGLEKNATVHGSKPVMDLLVTLCASYHMNPSGYTVEVLSANKNTISFKPNSPIGSLEVEKIVLKPREVEEKIRRPYMPEASVRLLVNYNKAHKTVVRVSPTEPLELLLPVICDKCEFSVQTTVLLRDAGSDEPLDTTKTLNELGLRELFAKDTEAREPVDLQHRAGTPEAAMTPTKVVLPPPAEELPKGERKHKKNTGFLSLFRKGKKKAEPEGALSAPVSPSLAKQVATGVNAEATSCSSTPADVLKKRRAPQPPMAASQSVPTSLGTCHLRAPQRSSAESTLRRLKRRAPPPPRANLNQTSSEVEDSLSTVEEQQECEESISLNLTPSPPQSSPELRQPRFSSSSTLSSLHDMVDPYLPLFEGKDLSDARSALAKVLTSSVSRGALVRRLRISGMPKSCRGSTLTPETRKCSGDGGTWADLESVPSCSLPIQPEWEEPIHRVSMTTFKGVPSKPTGPEPPAEVPDQIKVENEPGVEGSPDPETDSELQTEEDLPGWSSAEPCSPADPGSDRLPSLPPSPDLESHVCPDSPLTEEEEEKEEEEKEEEEEEEKEEEEKEEEEEEDGPEVIPVDSSEGDDGEPLTEGQINSEEQKEVPQSPAQLGSTEMDPCGPNTDETGAEGEVLQDEAVDHKVDQEVEDDAFPPPPSPVFFTEDTNILDEVEGEPPASCLPSSSQPSSPASSGPDGGPGQDLQSGPQLPEPAPEPLDKTNAAPSRFAEAVALAVQKSRLQQQGRGLGPQASSRPRSNLPSTSV from the exons atggaggagcaggtgaatcCGTTGGAGAGAGACCACACTGTGGCTGTGGTCCTGCCGGGGGGGCTGGAGAAGAACGCCACTGTGCACGGAAG CAAACCGGTGATGGACTTACTGGTGACCCTTTGTGCGAGCTACCACATGAACCCATCAGGCTACACTGTTGAAGTTCTCTCAGCCAACAAGAACACCATTAGCTTCAAACCAAACTCTCCCATTGGCTCACTGGAAGTGGAGAAGATAGTCCTGAAgcccagagaggtggaggagaagatcagGAGGCCGTACATGCCTGAG GCGTCCGTTCGCCTTCTCGTCAACTACAACAAGGCCCATAAAACGGTGGTGCGCGTGAGTCCTACGGagccgctggagctgctgctgccggtcaTCTGTGACAAATGTGAGTTTAGCGTCCAAACAACCGTCTTACTGAGAGATGCTGGATCCGACGAGCCGCTCGACACCACCAAGACTTTGAACGAGCTCGGACTGAGGGAACTGTTCGCCAAAGACACAGAGGCCAGGGAGCCCGTAGATCTCCAACACCGAGCGGGGACGCCTGAAGCAG CTATGACGCCAACAAAGGTGGTCTTacctcctccagcagagg AGCTGCCAAAAGGGGAGAGGAAACACAAGAAGAACACTGGATTCCTCAGCTTATTcagaaaagggaagaagaaagcTGAACCA GAAGGAGCGCTAAGCGCCCCGGTTTCTCCATCTCTTGCCAAACAAGTGGCCACCGGTGTCAACGCCgaggccacttcctgttcctccacCCCCGCAGACGTGCTGAAGAAGAGACGTGCTCCCCAGCCGCCCATGGCCGCGTCGCAGAGCGTCCCCACCAGCCTCGGCACCTGTCACCTCAGAGCGCCGCAG AGATCATCTGCAGAGTCCACTTTAAGAAGACTAAAACGGcgagctccgccccctccccggGCAAACCTGAATCAGACGAGCTCCGAGGTTGAAG ACTCGTTGAGcactgtggaggagcagcaggaatgtgAAGAGTCCATCTCCTTAAACCTCACGCCATCGCCGCCCCAGTCTTCACCGGAGCTACGCCAGCCACGCTTCTCCTCATCTTCAACCCTCAGCAGTCTCCACGATATGGTCGATCCTTATCTGCCTTTGTTTGAAGGGAAGGACTTGTCTGACGCCCGCTCGGCTCTTGCCAAAGTTCTGACCTCCTCGGTTTCCAGAGGAGCTTTGGTCAGACGCCTGAGAATTTCTGGGATGCCAAAGTCCTGCCGTGGCTCCACGTTGACGCCTGAGACTCGTAAGTGTTCAGGTGATGGAGGCACCTGGGCAGATCTCGAATCTGTTCCATCATGCAGCCTCCCCATCCAACCTGAGTGGGAGGAGCCCATACATAGGGTTTCTATGACAACATTCAAAGGTGTGCCCAGTAAGCCCACTGGTCCAGAACCTCCTGCAGAGGTTCCAGATCAGATTAAAGTGGAAAATGAGCCTGGAGTTGAAGGTTCTCCTGACCCAGAGACAGACAGTGAATTGCAGACAGAGGAGGATCTACCTGGTTGGTCAAGTGCGGAACCCTGTTCTCCGGCGGATCCGGGATCCGACAggctgccctccctccctccttcacctgaTTTAGAGAGTCACGTTTGTCCTGACTCACCtctgactgaggaggaagaggagaaggaagaggaggagaaggaagaggaggaggaggaggagaaggaagaggaggagaaggaagaggaggaggaggaggatggacctGAAGTGATACCCGTGGATTCGTCTGAGGGTGATGATGGGGAACCTCTAACTGAAGGACAGATCAactcagaggagcagaaagaagtTCCCCAGAGCCCCGCACAGTTGGGAAGCACAGAAATGGACCCATGTGGTCCGAACACTGATGAGACTGGGGCGGAAGGAGAGGTTCTGCAGGATGAAGCAGTAGATCACAAAGTTGACCAGGAGGTTGAGGACGATGCGTTCCCTCCCCCTCCGTCACCTGTGTTCTTTACTGAAGACACAAACATCCTCGATGAGGTTGAAGGAGaacctcctgcttcctgtttacctTCATCTTCTCAACCGTCAAGCCCTGCCTCCAGTGGACCAGATGGCGGACCTGGCCAGGACCTCCAGTCGGGGCCTCAGCTGCCCGAGCCTGCTCCAGAACCTTTGGACAAGACAAACGCGGCACCCTCCAGATTTGCAGAAGCAGTGGCACTGGCCGTGCAGAAGTcccgcctccagcagcagggcagAGGTCTGGGTCCTCAGGCCAGCAGCAGGCCACGCAGCAACCTCCCCTCTACCTCTGTATAA